A stretch of the Streptococcus himalayensis genome encodes the following:
- a CDS encoding Rqc2 family fibronectin-binding protein codes for MSFDGFFLHHMTKELRQELLSGRIQKINQPFEHEIVLQIRSNRKNQKLLLSAHPVFGRIQLTQTNFENPAIPNTFIMVLRKYLQGAVIEKIEQIDNDRILEISVSNKNEIGDAIAVTLSIEIMGKHSNIILLDKATGKIIEAIKHVGFSQNSYRTILPGSTYLAPPSTESANPFTIADEKLFEILQRENLEPRSLQTLFQGLGRDTATELSKRLETDKLKHFRAFFAQETLATLTEKSFASLSFLDSQAEFPTLSAALDYFYKDKAERDRVNQQASELIRRVETDLEKNRKKLIKQEEELIATENAEEFRQKGELLTTFLHQVPNDQDQVELDNYYTGEKISIALDKALTPNQNAQRYFKRYQKLKEAVKHLTGLIEETKSTILYLESVETALSQANLSEVAEIREELIQTGFIRRRQRDKLHKRKKPEKYLASDGKTIILVGKNNLQNEELTFKLAKKEELWFHAKDIPGSHVVITGNLTPSDEVKTDAAELAAYFSKARLSNLVQVDMIETKKLNKPTGGKPGFVTYTGQKTLRVTPDEDKIQSMRLD; via the coding sequence ATGTCTTTTGACGGATTTTTTTTACACCACATGACCAAGGAATTGCGACAAGAGCTACTGTCTGGTCGCATTCAAAAAATTAACCAGCCTTTTGAACACGAAATTGTCCTTCAGATCCGAAGCAATCGGAAAAATCAAAAACTACTTCTCTCAGCTCACCCTGTCTTTGGACGAATTCAATTAACCCAGACAAATTTTGAAAATCCTGCCATTCCTAACACCTTTATCATGGTTTTGAGGAAATACTTGCAGGGAGCTGTGATTGAAAAGATCGAACAAATCGACAATGATCGAATTTTAGAAATCTCTGTTTCCAATAAAAACGAGATTGGCGATGCCATTGCCGTGACGCTCAGCATTGAAATCATGGGTAAGCACAGCAATATTATCTTGCTTGACAAGGCGACAGGAAAAATTATCGAAGCCATTAAGCATGTCGGCTTTTCCCAAAACTCCTATCGGACCATTCTACCTGGATCGACTTACCTAGCTCCTCCAAGCACTGAGAGTGCCAATCCTTTTACCATTGCCGATGAAAAGCTCTTTGAAATTCTCCAACGTGAAAATTTAGAGCCCCGTTCTTTGCAAACACTTTTCCAAGGACTGGGACGAGATACAGCAACAGAACTCAGCAAACGCTTGGAAACGGATAAATTAAAGCATTTTCGTGCCTTCTTTGCACAAGAAACGCTGGCAACTCTGACAGAGAAATCCTTCGCTTCTCTCTCATTTTTAGATAGCCAAGCAGAATTTCCGACCCTCTCAGCTGCCCTTGATTATTTTTACAAGGATAAGGCCGAACGGGATCGTGTCAATCAACAAGCCAGCGAGTTAATCCGCCGCGTCGAGACAGATTTGGAAAAAAATCGCAAAAAGCTCATCAAACAAGAAGAGGAACTCATCGCCACAGAAAATGCTGAAGAATTCCGCCAGAAAGGGGAATTGCTGACAACCTTCCTCCATCAAGTGCCCAACGACCAAGATCAGGTCGAGTTGGACAACTACTATACAGGTGAAAAAATTTCGATTGCCCTTGATAAGGCACTGACGCCCAATCAAAATGCCCAACGTTATTTCAAACGGTATCAAAAATTAAAAGAAGCTGTCAAACATTTGACAGGCTTGATTGAAGAGACCAAATCAACCATCCTATACCTGGAAAGTGTCGAAACAGCCCTTTCTCAAGCCAATCTTTCGGAAGTCGCTGAAATCCGTGAAGAGCTAATCCAGACAGGATTTATTCGCAGACGCCAACGCGATAAACTACACAAACGCAAGAAACCTGAAAAATATCTGGCTAGTGATGGCAAGACCATCATCCTTGTTGGGAAAAATAATCTTCAAAATGAAGAATTGACCTTCAAACTCGCAAAAAAAGAAGAACTGTGGTTCCATGCAAAGGACATCCCCGGAAGCCACGTGGTCATCACAGGCAACCTTACCCCCTCTGATGAGGTAAAAACAGATGCCGCAGAGCTTGCTGCCTATTTCTCCAAGGCTCGCTTGTCCAATCTGGTTCAAGTCGATATGATTGAAACCAAAAAACTCAACAAACCAACTGGAGGTAAGCCTGGTTTTGTGACTTATACCGGTCAGAAAACTCTGCGAGTTACCCCAGATGAAGATAAAATTCAGTCCATGAGACTAGACTGA
- a CDS encoding PspC domain-containing protein translates to MVKFYKLRRNKSISGVLAGLADKFDFDLGLIRFLFVLFTVFNFGLGIIIYIILANVMPYKEDVEAERYGTGPRKRKNAEPVQEDDWFW, encoded by the coding sequence ATGGTTAAATTTTATAAATTACGTAGAAATAAATCGATCTCAGGGGTACTTGCAGGATTAGCTGATAAATTTGACTTTGATTTAGGCTTGATTCGATTTTTATTTGTCTTGTTTACCGTCTTTAATTTTGGTTTAGGAATTATTATTTATATCATTTTGGCAAATGTGATGCCCTACAAGGAAGATGTCGAAGCAGAACGCTATGGCACAGGCCCCAGAAAACGTAAAAATGCAGAACCAGTTCAAGAAGACGATTGGTTTTGGTGA
- a CDS encoding SprT family protein, whose product MKLTKYVQTVSLEDFGWEFRHTAHWNRRLRSTGGRFFPKDGHLDFNPKIYEEYGLEIFRKIVRHELCHYHLYFQKKGYRHKDKEFKELLQAVDGLRYAPSLEQSAFHQYQCQACGQVYPRRRRVDVDKYRCGKCQGPLQEISA is encoded by the coding sequence GTGAAGCTAACTAAGTATGTTCAAACAGTCTCGCTGGAAGATTTTGGCTGGGAATTTCGTCACACTGCCCATTGGAATAGGCGATTGCGTTCAACAGGTGGCCGCTTTTTCCCCAAGGATGGTCATCTGGATTTCAATCCAAAAATCTACGAAGAATATGGCCTAGAAATCTTTCGGAAAATTGTTCGGCATGAACTTTGCCACTACCACCTTTATTTTCAGAAAAAGGGCTATCGTCACAAAGACAAGGAATTTAAGGAATTGTTACAGGCAGTCGATGGTTTACGTTATGCTCCTAGTCTTGAACAGTCTGCTTTTCATCAGTATCAGTGCCAAGCTTGTGGTCAGGTATATCCTCGAAGGCGGCGTGTAGATGTTGATAAATACCGCTGCGGCAAGTGTCAAGGACCCTTACAGGAAATATCGGCCTAA